From the genome of Lysinibacter sp. HNR:
TCTTTATCGTAGTTTTTGTGAGTCTGGCCCTGGTCTCGGTAAGCGGAAAAACCCTTGACTTTTTTGCTCCGTTTACCGGCAATGGTGGGGCGGACGAAGGATTTGCCCCGGTTGCCGCGGGCGCCGCCGTTCTGTGTCTCTCGTTCCTTGGCTTCGACTCCATTTCAACGCTGGCAGAAGAAACAAAGAACCCTCGCAAAACTCTGCCTCGAGCAATTGCGGCAGTTACCCTCATAGCGGGAGTGCTTTTTATCGGGCTCTCCTACGTGAGTCACCTGGTCCTGCCTAACCATGCTTTTGGAGACACCGATAGCGCGGCGCTGGATGTCATGTCACAGGCGGGTGGTCAATTCCTGGTGATTTTCTTCACTGCCGCCTACGTTGCGGGTGCATCGGGTTCGGCTCTGGCATCACAGGCATCTGTGTCGCGTATTCTTTACGCTATGGGACGTGACAATGTGCTGCCCAATCGTATTTTCGGGCGGCTCAGCGTGCGTTTTAACACCCCCGTTACCGCGACGCTGGTTGTGTCCGCGGTATCTCTCATTGCCATCGTGATAGATCTCTCGCTACTTTCTGAAATGATTAGTTTTGGCGCACTTGCCGCTTTTTCTGTGGTAAACCTTTCGGTGATTAAGCACTACTTTTTTGACGAAAAACAACGCTCTTCCTGGGGAACCTTGAGATTCCTGGTGCTTCCGGTAATTGGGTTTTTCCTGACAGCGTGGCTGTGGACTCACCTGTCGCCGAAAACACTCGTGATTGGACTGCTTTGGCTAGCTGTGGGTTTCATTTATCTCGCGGTTATTACGCGCGGTTTCCGGAGGGCCACACCCATGCTTGATCTCACTGAATAGTTCGGTGTGTATCGCATCGTGAAAATAGTCGCTGCAGAAGCGATTACACTGGGAAGTGGGATTAGTTTTTCTTATAAGTGACCCTTCAGGAGTTTTGGATGGTTAACCAGCGGTTTGCTTTACGGCGCGGGGAGTCCGTGCGTGAACGCCGCAGGTTACTCCTCCGGGCACACGAAAAGGCGGTTTCTGGGGCGGAAATGCCCGACGGAATCCGTGATGTTGTTCGTGACTCGTGGCAGCGATCCATTGCAAACGATCTTGACCCTGAAGGTTTTCCCGTCACCGATGTCTGGGACTTTGCTCGGGTTGACGATTATCGAAACAGTCATCCTCTCGCGAGCATTCGTCCGATTATCCAGCGTCTTTTGATTGATGACGCTGCCGAGGCCGATCTTATTGTTGCAGTGGGAGATGCCGCGGGGCGTCTGCTGTGGATAGACGGTGACTACCAGAGACGTGTCCGTGCCGAGGACATGAACTTTGTGGTGGGGGCAGACTGGTCTGAAGCCGTGGTGGGGATGAGTGCGCTGGGCAGTGCCATTACGCTGAACCACGGAATTCAGGTGTTGGGAGAAGAACACTACAATCGGCGTGCTCATCAGTGGAGCTGTACAGCCGCACCTATTCATGATCCGGTCACAAAAACGCTCCTCGGGGTTATCGATATTACGGGTGGTGACGAGATTGTCGCGCCGCACACCCTGCCGCTTGTCGAGGCCACCGTTGCAGCGGTTGAGGCAGAGCTTCGTATTCAAACCCTCCGCAAAGATATGGTTCTTGCCCAGGCTCGTCGTGGTCCGTGGGGAATCAGCGATAGAAAACCCGTGAAAGGAACAGGAATTACGCGCCTGAACGTTTTAGGGCGTGAACGAGGCGAACTCTATATCGGCACAGAGTTTGTGGAACTCAGCCGCCGTCACGCAGAAATTCTCACTCTTTTGGCCTGGCACGAGAACGGCTTATCGGCAGAAAGACTCTCCCAACTCCTTTATGGGCGCAATGACGGTGCCATCACCCTGCGCGCCGAAATGGTGCGGCTGCGATCAGTATTGAAGAGCATTGACCCCACACTTACGCCGCTTTCTCGCCCATACCGCCTTCCACGCTCAATCACGCTTGACGTGCGTGATGTCTTATCTGCCTTAGGACGAGGCGCTCATAGATTGGCGCTCGCTGCCTATCCCGGCGTGTTATTGCCCGAGTCTGAAGCCCCCGGTATTACCTATATCCGGGCGGAGGTTGCCCGTACTCTCCGGGAAGCCCTGCTTACCGATGCCTCAATTGAGGTTCTTCTCAGCTATGTGCAGTCTCCGGTGGGGACGGATGACCGTGATGCATGGGAGGCATGTTTGCGTCTCTTACCCGCACGATCGCCCAAGCGGGCACACGTGCTATCACGTCTTGAGATGATGGATACTCGGGTTTAGACCTGACGAATATACGAGTCTAAGCCTGATGAATGTGCAGGGTTTTGGATTCCGGTTTGATTATTTATTC
Proteins encoded in this window:
- a CDS encoding APC family permease, which translates into the protein MPSLILFGLVYMVPLTLFTTYGFVTQLSGGRLPLAYIITLCAMLFTARSYGLMARAFPYAGSAYTYTQRSFGPGLGFLAGWALLLDYLFLPMINYLVIGIYLSEAFPGVPSWVFIVATIALVTVLNIIGIVSVVRTNLVILALQTLFIVVFVSLALVSVSGKTLDFFAPFTGNGGADEGFAPVAAGAAVLCLSFLGFDSISTLAEETKNPRKTLPRAIAAVTLIAGVLFIGLSYVSHLVLPNHAFGDTDSAALDVMSQAGGQFLVIFFTAAYVAGASGSALASQASVSRILYAMGRDNVLPNRIFGRLSVRFNTPVTATLVVSAVSLIAIVIDLSLLSEMISFGALAAFSVVNLSVIKHYFFDEKQRSSWGTLRFLVLPVIGFFLTAWLWTHLSPKTLVIGLLWLAVGFIYLAVITRGFRRATPMLDLTE
- a CDS encoding transcriptional regulator, producing the protein MVNQRFALRRGESVRERRRLLLRAHEKAVSGAEMPDGIRDVVRDSWQRSIANDLDPEGFPVTDVWDFARVDDYRNSHPLASIRPIIQRLLIDDAAEADLIVAVGDAAGRLLWIDGDYQRRVRAEDMNFVVGADWSEAVVGMSALGSAITLNHGIQVLGEEHYNRRAHQWSCTAAPIHDPVTKTLLGVIDITGGDEIVAPHTLPLVEATVAAVEAELRIQTLRKDMVLAQARRGPWGISDRKPVKGTGITRLNVLGRERGELYIGTEFVELSRRHAEILTLLAWHENGLSAERLSQLLYGRNDGAITLRAEMVRLRSVLKSIDPTLTPLSRPYRLPRSITLDVRDVLSALGRGAHRLALAAYPGVLLPESEAPGITYIRAEVARTLREALLTDASIEVLLSYVQSPVGTDDRDAWEACLRLLPARSPKRAHVLSRLEMMDTRV